Proteins from one Brevibacillus humidisoli genomic window:
- a CDS encoding ABC transporter permease — translation MIRYIGKRIVYMIVALFLIVTATFWLMQAVPGGPFTAERQVPPEIEAALNKYYGLDKPLYEQYVEYLGRVVTWDLGPSFKEKSSTVNQIIERGFPVSLHLGLQSLAIAIFGGITLGVIAALRHNKWQDYSAMVIAVLGLSVPNFILASFYQYIFSIKLGWFPIAQWEGFEYTVLPSFALAALPLAFIARLTRSNMIEVMSQDYIKTAKAKGLSTFTTTVKHAIRNALLPVITYLGPLSANILTGSFVVERIFGVPGLGREFVISISNRDYTVIMGTTVFYAIILVVLVLLVDLAYTLVDPRIKLAGGGKE, via the coding sequence TTGATTCGCTATATCGGCAAGCGCATTGTATACATGATCGTTGCGCTGTTTCTCATCGTCACCGCCACGTTCTGGCTGATGCAGGCTGTGCCAGGCGGACCGTTCACCGCAGAGAGACAGGTACCACCAGAGATTGAGGCGGCACTAAACAAGTACTATGGTTTGGATAAACCGCTCTATGAGCAATACGTTGAATATTTGGGCCGGGTCGTTACCTGGGATCTGGGGCCATCTTTTAAAGAGAAATCATCCACTGTTAATCAGATCATTGAACGCGGCTTTCCCGTTTCCTTGCATCTGGGCTTGCAATCTCTCGCCATTGCGATCTTCGGTGGAATCACCCTCGGCGTGATTGCAGCTTTGCGACACAACAAATGGCAGGACTATTCAGCGATGGTGATTGCCGTGTTGGGGCTGTCCGTACCCAACTTTATTCTCGCCTCTTTTTACCAATATATCTTTTCGATCAAATTAGGCTGGTTTCCGATCGCTCAGTGGGAAGGGTTTGAGTATACGGTACTACCCTCATTTGCGTTGGCAGCACTGCCACTGGCCTTTATCGCTCGGTTGACCCGTTCCAACATGATTGAGGTGATGAGCCAGGACTACATCAAGACGGCCAAGGCGAAGGGACTAAGTACCTTTACAACTACTGTCAAGCATGCGATTCGCAATGCCTTGCTGCCGGTTATCACCTACCTGGGCCCGCTCAGCGCCAATATTCTCACCGGTTCGTTTGTCGTAGAACGGATCTTCGGTGTTCCTGGCTTGGGACGTGAGTTTGTGATCTCGATCAGCAACCGTGACTATACGGTGATCATGGGAACGACTGTCTTTTACGCTATCATTCTCGTGGTTCTCGTACTGTTGGTCGACCTGGCGTATACGTTAGTCGATCCTCGGATTAAACTGGCCGGCGGCGGAAAGGAGTAG